Proteins found in one Phycodurus eques isolate BA_2022a chromosome 18, UOR_Pequ_1.1, whole genome shotgun sequence genomic segment:
- the ptrhd1 gene encoding putative peptidyl-tRNA hydrolase PTRHD1 yields the protein MAAAPSCRPSGDSLTRKINTRCGKQMAASGAAGSPGRLVQYVVVRADLVHKLSWPLGAVITQACHAATAAVHLHYADRDTQSYLAELDSMHKVVLAAPDEAALSGLSESLTQAGVAHKLWIEQPENMATCLALKPYPKEMVQPLLRNFKLFK from the exons ATGGCAGCAGCGCCGTCATGTCGACCAAGTGGTGATTCCTTAACCCGGAAGATAAATACGCGCTGTGGCAAACAAATGGCTGCCTCAGGGGCCGCCGGTTCCCCAGGCCGCCTGGTCCAGTACGTGGTAGTCCGCGCGGACCTGGTCCACAAGCTGTCGTGGCCGCTGGGAGCCGTCATCACGCAGGCGTGCCACGCCGCCACGGCCGCTGTCCACCTCCACTACGCCGACCGGGACACGCAGAGCTACCTGGCCGAGCTCGACTCCATGCACAAAGTGGTGCTCGCG GCTCCGGACGAGGCCGCCCTCTCGGGCTTGTCTGAGAGCCTGACCCAGGCCGGCGTGGCCCACAAGCTTTGGATTGAGCAGCCCGAGAACATGGCCACCTGTCTGGCCCTGAAGCCGTACCCCAAAGAAATGGTGCAGCCGCTGCTCCGCAACTTCAAGCTCTTCAAGTGA